One Bacteroidota bacterium genomic window carries:
- a CDS encoding response regulator: protein MRGLSLLANYLKTKAGNTLDTEHQNVAVLVGIYSLSLILLLIGFMLSRIIEADYKTASILMAFCVMIFINYKLLFQIERFAPSVNIFILLSAILLLYLYVFESIDSWGFLWSLIFPLLAISIKGFEKGNLFSLLFLSTLALVTLLGFYLPNLSLISISLTIRFFIAYVALHTMFLVYEFIKKSGSLQLKKEIEQNSAEIKKKDDFLSQLSHQIRTPLNNITLISTLVNQSKFDPEQRDLFETIITSTNNLVNVVNNIVKVSTTDFDEKQRASVGFNLNNAVENTIKLFENQNKDLLKISLNNPIKEDFIGDPVLIKQLFLTLIENFIKTNINNQKRDLDIAMTLVHKDAQAATISFSFTCPDMKLIDHNNSYYALDAFQSPDELKENPALVFDFAIAEKIIRLHSGSLSINTDDLLFEFKLTLQKASKKTAVSEAEVVEVVHKHKAVSLSDANILLVEDNSINQKIVLLSLKGKVRNIDLASNGKEALDKFGSTRYDLVLMDIQMPVMNGIVATKKIRGLETSTNMHTPIIAITANALSGDKEACIAAGMNDYISKPFQVEVLLKKMENLLKAEEI from the coding sequence ATGAGGGGTTTAAGTTTGCTCGCGAATTACCTGAAAACGAAGGCTGGAAATACTCTTGATACCGAGCACCAGAATGTTGCTGTTCTGGTGGGTATATACAGTTTATCTCTTATTTTACTGTTAATTGGTTTTATGCTTTCAAGAATAATCGAAGCGGATTACAAGACTGCAAGTATTTTGATGGCATTCTGCGTGATGATTTTTATTAATTACAAGCTCCTTTTCCAAATTGAGCGATTTGCACCTTCGGTGAATATTTTTATTCTCCTTTCGGCCATACTGCTTCTTTATCTTTATGTTTTCGAAAGCATTGATAGTTGGGGCTTTTTGTGGTCGCTGATTTTTCCTTTGCTGGCAATAAGCATAAAAGGTTTCGAAAAGGGTAACTTGTTTTCTCTGCTTTTTCTTTCAACACTAGCTTTGGTTACCCTTTTAGGATTCTATTTGCCTAATCTCTCACTAATTTCAATCTCGCTTACAATAAGGTTTTTTATTGCCTATGTTGCCTTGCACACTATGTTCTTGGTTTATGAATTCATAAAAAAATCGGGGTCCTTGCAACTGAAAAAAGAGATCGAGCAAAACAGTGCGGAAATTAAAAAGAAAGATGATTTTCTTTCTCAATTGTCGCATCAGATACGGACTCCACTGAATAATATTACTTTAATAAGCACCCTTGTTAACCAATCAAAATTCGACCCCGAACAGCGCGACTTATTCGAAACCATTATTACTTCAACCAACAACCTGGTGAATGTAGTGAATAACATTGTAAAAGTTTCGACTACTGATTTTGACGAAAAACAGAGAGCCTCTGTCGGTTTTAACCTGAACAACGCTGTTGAAAATACTATAAAACTGTTTGAAAACCAGAACAAAGATTTATTAAAAATCAGCCTCAACAATCCCATCAAGGAAGACTTTATAGGTGATCCGGTGCTGATAAAACAGTTATTCCTTACACTAATTGAAAATTTCATTAAAACAAACATCAACAACCAAAAACGTGATCTGGATATCGCAATGACTTTGGTTCACAAGGACGCACAAGCTGCCACCATCTCTTTTAGTTTTACTTGCCCCGACATGAAGCTTATAGATCACAATAATTCTTATTATGCCCTCGATGCATTTCAATCGCCTGATGAATTAAAAGAAAACCCTGCACTTGTTTTTGATTTTGCTATTGCAGAAAAAATTATTCGACTCCATTCGGGCTCACTTAGTATCAATACCGACGATTTACTATTTGAATTCAAGCTCACCCTTCAAAAGGCCTCAAAAAAAACAGCTGTATCTGAAGCCGAGGTGGTAGAAGTGGTGCATAAACACAAAGCTGTATCGTTAAGCGATGCCAACATTCTATTGGTGGAAGATAATTCGATTAACCAAAAAATTGTACTGTTGAGCTTGAAAGGAAAAGTCAGGAATATAGACCTTGCCAGCAATGGCAAAGAGGCTCTCGATAAATTTGGTTCTACACGCTATGATTTGGTGCTAATGGATATTCAAATGCCTGTGATGAATGGAATTGTAGCAACAAAAAAGATTCGCGGACTGGAGACGAGCACCAACATGCATACGCCCATTATTGCCATTACAGCCAATGCCCTATCGGGCGATAAGGAGGCATGTATTGCAGCCGGAATGAACGACTATATCAGCAAACCATTTCAGGTTGAAGTATTGTTAAAGAAAATGGAAAATCTACTGAAGGCTGAAGAAATCTGA
- a CDS encoding SpoIIE family protein phosphatase has product MAQQEITSGQILVSANIPLSGISKIFFDQAGLMWIGTNNGLYYFNGYKYQKISTAFFGQNSLHDDRILDISQDSKGNIYVINQYGIERIELATGIIGSILEISDAHQIIGFENQNDTEILLFVAGESIYSLKTATGDYKLLYKNSVVTTPLACRIGRTIYFANSKSIVEIDIHSGSIQKEIPIPGANAKISHLKVLDNNNLLVVNGGRILRYYLPSGQFNDVLNQSFPISSLAVSIKGTLAFTANNQLYFFESPTLGLSTRPNLVGKIQDIAVQNILFDRNQMIWIASSQSIIQFNPFIRGFEQKKLDALNGNVFKQYVHLESSRNGFIYRTENNRLFYYHAVNEKSISIPFDSCKASCLVDDRLLTANENQLLLLNVSVSEPPKIIKKGIHVNSIRQFNQKIYVAAQEGLFLFGSDSLLQISNRAVRDFLVKENGVYLLLEEGFGILKSGTQEIEFLVRDRSLYAKSKINDMLLSFDGKIWIATDNGLYLYNQDSDSSQEKKFTNYYQNRVYAIIEAEELPEIWFSTDEGLGAINYRTEHQMIISREDGLTQLNFLKGIVFFNKDGGLCFGTQEGYLSFRPELVYRDRKVPEVKISQAEYISSRQIKKFLFISDTIVIHPDISLLRLDLSTYDFFSPRNTRYEYSLEPASKPASWQKIEEGNRLLIGRLNSGNYLLSIKAINSHGVISNPANYVVLVKAPWYQTKWAFGLYLLILVFMVLLIIRFRTSSLLQMNREYKEKERIAKKIEGQKEELALKNKSITDSINYARRIQLAMMPTVKLFSNYFPDSFILHMPKDIVSGDFYWVNKVGKKIFFSAVDCTGHGVPGAFMSIIGVELFRRITEIEGISEPAEILNRLSRNFERVFGDVNEMKLRDGMDLSFCAIDESHTKLEFAGAFNPLYIIRNNSIMEVKGDRHSVGVYDEDDNVPSFNPHLLNLQEGDMLYIFTDGFVDQFGGPEQKKYKYRRFRLLLLALHQLPVEMQMEYLRKSILEWKGDLEQVDDILVMGIRIHPKIAAE; this is encoded by the coding sequence ATGGCGCAACAAGAAATCACATCCGGGCAGATTCTTGTAAGTGCCAATATACCTCTTTCCGGAATTTCAAAAATTTTCTTTGACCAGGCTGGCTTAATGTGGATTGGAACCAATAACGGATTGTACTATTTTAATGGATACAAATATCAGAAGATCAGTACAGCTTTTTTTGGTCAGAACAGCCTTCACGACGACAGGATACTCGATATAAGCCAGGATAGTAAGGGTAATATCTATGTGATTAACCAATATGGAATTGAACGCATCGAATTAGCAACCGGAATTATTGGTAGCATACTCGAAATATCAGATGCGCATCAAATAATTGGTTTCGAAAATCAAAACGACACAGAAATTCTTCTTTTTGTAGCAGGTGAATCGATCTACAGCTTGAAGACAGCAACAGGAGATTATAAATTATTGTACAAGAATTCTGTAGTTACTACCCCACTTGCTTGCAGAATTGGCAGAACGATTTATTTTGCCAATTCCAAATCGATTGTTGAAATTGATATTCATTCAGGCAGTATACAAAAGGAAATACCAATACCGGGTGCAAATGCTAAAATATCTCACTTAAAAGTACTGGATAATAACAACCTCCTTGTTGTGAATGGAGGAAGAATCTTACGCTATTATTTACCATCCGGACAGTTTAATGATGTTCTTAATCAGTCCTTCCCGATCTCAAGCCTGGCCGTTAGCATTAAGGGTACTCTTGCATTTACCGCCAACAACCAGCTTTACTTTTTCGAATCTCCCACCTTAGGTTTATCTACCCGACCAAACCTTGTTGGAAAAATTCAGGATATTGCCGTTCAAAACATATTGTTCGATCGCAACCAAATGATTTGGATTGCTTCCAGCCAGTCGATAATTCAATTTAATCCATTTATCCGTGGGTTTGAACAGAAAAAGCTTGATGCACTTAATGGTAATGTTTTTAAGCAATACGTGCACTTAGAATCGTCGCGAAATGGATTTATCTACCGCACTGAAAACAACAGATTGTTTTATTACCATGCCGTAAATGAAAAATCGATCAGCATCCCTTTTGATTCTTGCAAGGCATCATGTCTGGTTGATGACAGGCTATTAACAGCAAACGAAAATCAGCTTTTATTGCTCAATGTTTCGGTATCTGAACCCCCAAAAATTATCAAGAAAGGTATTCACGTCAACAGCATACGGCAATTTAATCAAAAGATTTATGTAGCTGCACAGGAAGGCTTGTTTCTATTCGGGTCCGACAGCCTTTTGCAGATTTCCAACCGAGCTGTTCGCGATTTTTTGGTGAAAGAGAACGGTGTCTATCTGCTGTTAGAAGAAGGCTTTGGTATTTTAAAGTCCGGCACCCAGGAGATAGAATTTTTAGTTAGGGATAGAAGTTTGTATGCGAAATCTAAAATCAACGACATGCTGCTATCTTTTGATGGGAAAATATGGATAGCCACTGACAATGGCCTATACCTTTACAATCAGGATAGTGATTCCAGTCAGGAAAAGAAGTTTACAAACTATTACCAAAATAGGGTTTATGCAATCATCGAAGCCGAAGAACTACCCGAAATTTGGTTTAGCACGGACGAAGGTTTAGGCGCCATCAACTACCGAACCGAACATCAAATGATTATTAGCAGGGAAGATGGGTTGACGCAACTTAACTTTCTGAAAGGTATCGTGTTTTTCAATAAAGACGGCGGACTATGTTTTGGCACCCAAGAGGGATATCTGAGTTTTCGTCCAGAATTAGTTTATAGAGACCGAAAAGTACCAGAAGTAAAAATTTCCCAGGCAGAGTATATTTCAAGCAGACAGATAAAGAAGTTTTTGTTTATTTCCGACACGATTGTCATTCATCCAGACATCAGTCTTTTACGGCTCGATTTATCAACCTATGATTTTTTTTCGCCACGCAATACACGCTACGAATATTCGCTCGAACCTGCGTCGAAACCAGCGAGTTGGCAAAAGATCGAAGAAGGGAACCGATTGCTGATTGGCCGTCTTAATTCGGGTAATTATTTACTGAGTATCAAGGCAATTAACAGTCATGGAGTGATAAGCAACCCAGCCAATTATGTGGTACTTGTAAAGGCTCCCTGGTATCAAACCAAATGGGCTTTCGGGCTTTATTTACTGATATTGGTATTTATGGTGTTACTGATTATACGTTTTCGCACCAGCTCACTGCTGCAAATGAACCGTGAGTATAAAGAAAAGGAGCGTATAGCAAAAAAAATTGAGGGGCAAAAGGAAGAACTGGCGCTAAAAAATAAGAGTATTACCGACAGTATTAATTATGCACGACGAATTCAGCTGGCAATGATGCCTACTGTAAAACTGTTTTCGAATTACTTCCCCGACTCTTTTATTCTGCATATGCCTAAGGATATTGTGAGTGGCGATTTTTATTGGGTTAATAAAGTAGGGAAGAAAATATTTTTCTCGGCAGTAGATTGTACCGGACACGGCGTACCAGGAGCCTTTATGTCTATTATCGGGGTAGAATTATTCCGACGTATTACCGAAATTGAAGGCATCTCTGAGCCTGCAGAGATACTAAACCGATTGAGTCGAAATTTCGAAAGAGTCTTTGGCGATGTAAACGAAATGAAACTCCGTGATGGGATGGATCTCTCGTTCTGCGCCATTGACGAATCGCACACGAAACTTGAATTTGCAGGGGCTTTCAACCCCTTGTATATCATTCGCAACAATTCCATAATGGAGGTGAAGGGAGACCGGCATTCGGTGGGTGTTTATGACGAAGATGACAATGTGCCCTCTTTTAATCCACATTTATTGAATTTACAGGAAGGGGATATGCTTTATATTTTTACCGATGGGTTTGTTGACCAGTTTGGTGGACCTGAGCAAAAAAAATACAAATATCGCAGGTTCCGCTTACTTTTACTGGCATTGCATCAATTGCCTGTTGAAATGCAAATGGAATACTTACGCAAGAGTATTCTCGAATGGAAAGGTGACCTGGAACAGGTCGATGATATTCTGGTGATGGGAATCAGAATTCACCCCAAAATAGCCGCTGAGTAA
- a CDS encoding citrate (Si)-synthase, with product MSSLKNRLIQKIEEWRPRIKDLQENYGDVVVDQVTVSQIIGGMRGIKSLVTDISYLDPNEGIRYRGYTLEEVFRLLPKAENSEMPLVEGLLFLLLTGDVPTVDEVNELTDEFRKRRILPKYVYEVIDAFPPNSHPMTIFSTAILTMSRESFFNMKYRNGIAKQNYWDPTFEDSLNMLAKLPTIAAYIYAKLYKNGNFIHNNPNLDMAGNFANMMGIAKPYDDVARLHFIIHADHESGNLSAHAGHLVASSLSDIYLSTSAMINALAGPLHGLANQEVLRWLQALKERMGDKEPTEESMKQFVWDTLNSGQVIPGFGHAVLRKTDPRYMLQRDFSLKYLTDDLLFKYVDMLYHIVPPILQEHGKAKNPWPNVDAHSGIIQWHYGVREYEFYTVLFGIGRAIGVCANIIWGRALGFPIERPKSITTDMLEAMARKGKVN from the coding sequence ATGTCAAGTTTAAAGAATAGGTTAATTCAAAAAATCGAAGAATGGCGTCCGCGAATTAAGGATTTGCAGGAAAATTATGGTGATGTCGTTGTCGATCAGGTAACCGTATCGCAAATAATAGGTGGTATGCGGGGTATTAAAAGTCTTGTTACCGACATTTCTTACCTCGATCCAAACGAGGGGATACGTTATAGAGGCTATACCCTCGAAGAAGTGTTCAGACTCCTGCCCAAGGCAGAAAATAGTGAGATGCCACTTGTGGAAGGTTTGCTTTTCCTGCTTCTTACTGGCGATGTGCCCACAGTGGACGAAGTCAATGAATTAACCGACGAATTTCGAAAAAGGCGCATACTTCCAAAATATGTTTACGAGGTAATCGATGCTTTTCCGCCCAACAGTCATCCCATGACAATTTTCTCTACCGCAATCCTTACCATGTCAAGGGAGTCGTTTTTTAATATGAAATACCGCAATGGCATTGCCAAACAGAATTACTGGGACCCAACTTTTGAAGACTCCCTTAATATGCTTGCCAAACTGCCCACCATTGCAGCGTATATTTATGCTAAATTATACAAGAATGGCAATTTTATCCACAACAACCCTAACCTGGATATGGCCGGTAACTTTGCCAATATGATGGGAATTGCTAAACCCTATGACGATGTAGCCCGGCTTCATTTTATAATTCATGCCGATCACGAGAGTGGAAACCTTAGTGCCCATGCGGGTCACCTTGTTGCAAGTTCACTTTCCGATATTTATCTTTCTACCTCTGCCATGATTAACGCCCTGGCGGGTCCCTTGCACGGTTTGGCCAATCAGGAAGTATTGCGCTGGTTGCAAGCACTCAAAGAGCGCATGGGCGATAAAGAACCTACCGAAGAGTCAATGAAACAGTTTGTTTGGGACACGCTTAATTCCGGACAGGTTATACCCGGGTTTGGCCATGCCGTTTTACGCAAGACCGACCCAAGGTACATGCTTCAGCGCGATTTTAGTTTAAAGTACCTTACCGACGATCTTCTTTTCAAATATGTCGACATGTTGTATCATATCGTGCCACCCATTCTGCAGGAGCATGGGAAAGCAAAAAACCCATGGCCAAACGTAGATGCGCATTCAGGAATAATACAATGGCATTATGGCGTGCGTGAGTATGAGTTTTATACAGTATTGTTTGGAATTGGACGTGCCATAGGAGTGTGTGCCAATATTATATGGGGCAGGGCGCTTGGATTTCCAATCGAAAGACCCAAGTCGATTACAACAGATATGCTTGAGGCTATGGCTCGAAAAGGAAAAGTTAATTAA
- the eno gene encoding phosphopyruvate hydratase, which yields MGQIANVHAREIIDSRGNPTIEVEVTLASGFVGRAAVPSGASTGEHEALELRDGDKSRYLGKGVLKAVKNVNDIIAPELIGMNALDQVAVDKKMLALDGTKTKAKLGANAILGVSLATAKAAADYHGMPLYRYIGGTNAKTLPVPMMNIINGGSHSDAPIAFQEFMIRPVGATSFREGLRMGAEVFHSLKAILKSKGLSTAVGDEGGFAPNFAGGTEEALDSILAAIEKAGYKAGKDVTIALDCAASEFFKDGVYDYTKFEGAKGAKRNSAQQADYLAELSTKYPIDSIEDGCDENDWDGWKILTDKLGKKIQLVGDDLFVTNVDFLSKGIKLGCANSILIKVNQIGTLTETLDAIEMAHRAGYTSVTSHRSGETEDATIADIAVATNSGQIKTGSMSRSDRIAKYNQLLRIEEELGNLAIYGYKK from the coding sequence ATGGGACAAATAGCTAATGTACATGCACGCGAGATCATCGATTCTCGTGGTAACCCAACCATAGAGGTTGAAGTTACACTTGCCAGCGGTTTTGTAGGTCGTGCCGCAGTGCCTTCCGGAGCTTCGACTGGCGAACACGAAGCCCTTGAGTTGCGCGATGGCGATAAAAGCCGCTACCTCGGTAAAGGGGTTCTGAAGGCGGTGAAGAATGTCAACGATATTATTGCTCCAGAACTTATTGGAATGAATGCCCTGGATCAGGTAGCAGTTGACAAGAAAATGCTTGCACTCGATGGTACCAAAACAAAGGCAAAACTTGGAGCTAACGCTATTTTAGGCGTTTCACTGGCCACTGCCAAGGCTGCTGCCGATTATCATGGTATGCCATTGTATCGTTACATAGGCGGCACCAACGCTAAAACCCTTCCTGTGCCTATGATGAACATCATCAATGGTGGTTCTCACTCCGATGCCCCTATTGCATTTCAGGAGTTTATGATTCGCCCTGTGGGTGCAACCAGTTTCCGCGAAGGCTTGCGTATGGGTGCTGAGGTTTTTCACTCCCTCAAAGCAATACTTAAATCAAAAGGCTTAAGCACTGCCGTTGGCGACGAAGGCGGTTTTGCCCCTAATTTTGCAGGTGGTACAGAAGAAGCGCTTGACAGCATTCTTGCTGCCATCGAAAAAGCAGGTTACAAAGCCGGTAAAGATGTTACCATCGCTCTTGACTGCGCTGCATCTGAGTTCTTTAAAGATGGTGTGTACGATTATACCAAATTTGAAGGTGCTAAAGGTGCAAAACGTAATTCAGCACAACAAGCCGATTACCTGGCCGAATTAAGCACCAAATATCCCATCGATTCAATCGAAGACGGATGCGACGAAAACGACTGGGATGGTTGGAAAATACTGACCGATAAATTGGGTAAAAAAATACAATTGGTAGGCGACGATTTGTTCGTGACCAATGTTGATTTCCTTAGCAAAGGTATCAAACTGGGCTGTGCCAACTCAATACTAATAAAAGTAAACCAGATTGGTACATTAACCGAAACCCTGGATGCCATTGAAATGGCTCACCGTGCAGGTTATACCTCTGTAACATCGCACCGTTCAGGCGAAACCGAAGATGCAACCATTGCAGACATTGCGGTAGCTACCAACTCAGGTCAAATTAAAACAGGCTCTATGTCGAGGTCTGACAGGATCGCTAAATACAACCAATTGCTTCGTATCGAAGAAGAATTAGGAAATTTGGCCATCTATGGTTATAAAAAGTAA
- the rplQ gene encoding 50S ribosomal protein L17 → MRHRKTINHLGRTASHRKAMLANMAASLILHKRISTTTAKAKELRMYVEPLITKSKDDSTHSRRMVFSYLQSKEAVSELFREISPKIAERPGGYTRILKTGARLGDNADMCIIELVDYNENMLSTKGEAAGKSTRRRRKTTGKAKEETAAAAVAPKAKAVKEVKEEEVVDVIEETKAESEVSLDENKKNE, encoded by the coding sequence ATGCGACACAGGAAGACAATTAATCATTTAGGAAGAACCGCCAGTCACCGTAAAGCGATGCTGGCCAATATGGCTGCTTCTTTAATTCTGCATAAAAGAATTAGCACCACTACTGCAAAAGCCAAAGAACTACGCATGTACGTGGAGCCATTGATTACCAAATCGAAAGACGATTCAACACATTCACGCCGTATGGTTTTCAGCTACCTGCAAAGCAAAGAGGCTGTTTCTGAATTGTTTCGTGAAATTTCACCAAAGATTGCTGAGCGTCCCGGCGGCTATACCCGTATTCTAAAAACAGGGGCACGACTTGGAGACAATGCCGACATGTGCATCATTGAATTGGTAGATTATAACGAAAATATGCTTTCCACTAAAGGCGAAGCAGCAGGTAAATCTACTCGCCGCAGAAGAAAAACCACCGGAAAAGCCAAAGAAGAAACAGCTGCCGCAGCAGTAGCTCCTAAAGCCAAAGCTGTAAAGGAAGTGAAGGAGGAAGAAGTGGTTGATGTAATAGAAGAAACCAAAGCAGAGAGCGAAGTTAGTTTGGATGAAAACAAAAAAAATGAGTAG
- a CDS encoding DNA-directed RNA polymerase subunit alpha, whose amino-acid sequence MAILAFQKPDKVIMLEADDKFGRFEFRPLEPGYGITVGNSIRRILLSSLEGYAITTIKVEGVEHEFSSITGVIEDVTEIILNFKQVRFKQLIDDVDHEKITINISGQEVFKAGDLNRYLSGFEVLNPDIQICHMEPSVELQMELTINKGRGYVPAEENKPLDAEFGLIPIDAIFTPVKNVKYAVENYRVEQKTDYEKLVLEITTDGSIHPKEALKEAAKILIYHFMLFSDEKITLDAEGEASNEEFDEEILHMRQLLKTKLVDLDLSVRALNCLKAAEVETLGDLVKFNKNDLLKFRNFGKKSLTELDELLENMSLNFGMDILKYKLDKE is encoded by the coding sequence ATGGCAATTTTAGCGTTTCAGAAACCCGATAAAGTTATAATGCTTGAAGCGGACGATAAATTCGGAAGATTTGAATTTCGTCCCTTAGAGCCAGGATATGGAATTACCGTGGGTAATTCAATCCGTCGGATTTTATTGTCGTCACTTGAAGGTTATGCCATTACTACTATCAAAGTAGAAGGCGTAGAACACGAATTTAGTTCCATAACCGGCGTTATCGAGGATGTTACTGAAATCATTCTGAATTTTAAACAAGTAAGATTTAAGCAACTTATTGACGATGTAGATCATGAAAAGATCACCATCAATATCAGTGGTCAGGAAGTTTTTAAAGCTGGAGACCTTAATCGTTACCTGAGTGGTTTTGAAGTACTCAATCCTGATATTCAAATCTGTCACATGGAACCCAGCGTGGAACTTCAGATGGAATTGACTATTAACAAAGGTCGTGGTTATGTTCCGGCAGAAGAAAATAAACCCCTTGATGCTGAATTCGGACTAATTCCAATCGATGCCATTTTTACTCCGGTTAAGAACGTAAAATATGCGGTAGAAAATTACCGGGTTGAACAAAAGACCGATTATGAAAAACTGGTACTCGAAATAACCACCGATGGGTCTATTCATCCGAAAGAAGCTCTGAAAGAAGCAGCAAAAATTCTGATTTATCACTTTATGCTGTTTTCTGACGAAAAAATTACTTTGGATGCCGAAGGGGAAGCCTCGAACGAAGAATTTGACGAGGAGATCCTGCACATGCGCCAGCTTTTAAAAACCAAACTGGTTGATCTGGATCTTTCAGTGCGTGCTTTGAATTGCTTGAAAGCTGCAGAGGTGGAAACACTTGGCGACTTGGTAAAATTCAACAAAAACGACCTTTTAAAGTTCCGTAATTTTGGTAAAAAGTCACTTACCGAACTCGATGAGTTGCTTGAAAATATGAGCCTTAATTTCGGTATGGACATTCTTAAATACAAGTTAGACAAAGAATAA
- the rpsD gene encoding 30S ribosomal protein S4 translates to MARYTGPKTKIARKFGDAIFGADKSFERKNYPPGFHGATKKRRKTSEYGLQLKEKQKAKYTYGVLERQFSNLFRTAVSKKGVTGEVLLQLLELRLDNVVYRLGIAPSRDGGRQLVSHRHITVNGEVVSIPSYTTKPGDIIGVREKSKSLQTITDSLESRGVNVSWMEWDRSLMRGRVMSAPQRDEIPENIKEQLIVELYSK, encoded by the coding sequence ATGGCTAGATATACAGGACCAAAAACAAAAATTGCCAGGAAGTTTGGTGATGCAATTTTCGGAGCAGACAAAAGTTTCGAAAGAAAAAATTATCCTCCAGGATTTCATGGCGCCACTAAAAAGAGAAGAAAAACCTCTGAATACGGTCTGCAATTGAAAGAAAAGCAAAAAGCTAAATATACCTATGGTGTTTTAGAAAGACAGTTTTCGAATCTTTTCAGAACTGCAGTATCGAAAAAAGGAGTTACCGGTGAAGTCTTGCTGCAATTGCTTGAGCTTCGTCTCGACAATGTGGTGTATCGCTTAGGAATTGCCCCTTCTCGCGATGGTGGCCGTCAGCTCGTATCGCACCGTCATATTACCGTAAACGGTGAAGTAGTAAGCATACCTTCCTATACCACCAAGCCTGGAGATATTATTGGTGTACGCGAGAAATCAAAATCGTTGCAAACCATTACCGATTCACTTGAATCACGCGGTGTGAATGTTTCCTGGATGGAATGGGATCGTTCGTTGATGCGTGGACGCGTGATGAGCGCACCACAGCGCGATGAGATTCCTGAAAACATCAAGGAACAGCTTATAGTTGAATTGTACTCTAAATAA
- the rpsK gene encoding 30S ribosomal protein S11, whose amino-acid sequence MAKKTGTAKKKVVKVEPVGQAHIHASFNNIIISLTNAQGQVISWASAGKMGFRGSKKNTPYAAQQAAENAAKVAHEMGLRKVKAFVKGPGAGRESAMRSIHNSGIEVTEIVDVTPLPHNGCRPPKRRRV is encoded by the coding sequence ATGGCTAAGAAAACAGGTACAGCAAAGAAAAAGGTTGTTAAGGTTGAACCAGTGGGTCAGGCGCATATTCATGCTTCTTTCAACAATATCATTATTTCTTTGACAAATGCTCAGGGTCAGGTAATTTCCTGGGCCTCAGCCGGAAAAATGGGTTTTAGAGGTTCGAAAAAGAACACCCCTTATGCAGCCCAACAAGCAGCTGAAAATGCTGCTAAAGTTGCCCACGAAATGGGTTTACGCAAAGTAAAAGCCTTTGTGAAGGGACCCGGTGCCGGACGCGAATCAGCAATGCGTTCAATACACAATTCAGGTATTGAGGTCACAGAAATTGTAGATGTTACTCCATTGCCACACAATGGATGTCGTCCACCTAAGAGAAGAAGAGTATAA
- the rpsM gene encoding 30S ribosomal protein S13, protein MARIVGVDLPKNKRGEIGLTYIYGIGRSTAREILTRSGISLDKKVQDWDDKDIASIRKIVNEEIKTEGELRSQVQLNIKRLMDIGCYRGVRHRIGLPVRGQSTKNNARTRKGRRKTVANKKKATK, encoded by the coding sequence ATGGCTAGGATTGTAGGTGTCGATTTACCTAAAAACAAGAGAGGCGAAATAGGGTTAACCTATATATACGGCATTGGTCGTAGTACCGCCCGTGAAATTTTAACCAGGTCCGGAATCTCTTTAGATAAGAAGGTACAGGATTGGGATGATAAAGATATTGCTTCCATCCGTAAGATTGTTAACGAAGAGATCAAGACAGAGGGTGAACTTCGCTCACAGGTGCAACTAAACATTAAACGATTGATGGATATCGGTTGTTATCGTGGAGTTCGACATCGTATTGGTCTTCCTGTAAGGGGTCAGAGCACAAAAAACAATGCTCGTACCCGTAAGGGAAGAAGAAAAACAGTTGCGAATAAGAAGAAAGCTACAAAATAA
- the rpmJ gene encoding 50S ribosomal protein L36 yields MKVRASLKKRTEDDKIVKRKGRLYIINKKNPKHKTRQG; encoded by the coding sequence ATGAAAGTTAGAGCATCTTTAAAGAAGCGGACAGAAGACGATAAGATCGTAAAGCGTAAAGGTCGTCTTTACATTATTAACAAAAAGAACCCTAAGCATAAAACGCGTCAGGGTTAA
- the infA gene encoding translation initiation factor IF-1, with protein sequence MAKQPSIEQDGVIKEALSNAMFRVELENGHIITAHISGKMRMHYIKILPGDKVKVEMSPYDLTKGRISFRYK encoded by the coding sequence ATGGCAAAACAACCTTCCATAGAGCAGGATGGAGTAATAAAAGAAGCCCTTTCGAACGCAATGTTTCGCGTGGAACTGGAAAACGGGCATATCATTACCGCTCATATCTCTGGAAAAATGCGGATGCACTATATTAAAATATTGCCCGGCGATAAAGTAAAAGTTGAAATGTCGCCTTACGATTTAACAAAAGGTAGAATATCATTCAGGTATAAATAA